A genomic window from Herbiconiux aconitum includes:
- a CDS encoding beta-galactosidase, with protein MQYGADYNPEQWDEATWHDDVRLMREAKVTMVSLGIFAWSRIQPDENTFDFEWLDTVIELLHANGIAVDLATATASPPAWAVENYPAILPQDENGATYWPGSRQHYAPSSPDYRRLAARLVTEIANRYAAHPAVVLWHVNNEYGCHVHYDYSDNAAVAFRTWLQRKYGSIDALNTAWGTAFWSQRYGSFGQIVPPRKAPYSHNPAGALDFKRFTSDTLLELFTMERDIIRAAGATQPITTNFMGAFPPLDYWKWAAEVDVVSDDNYADPNDPQSFRSAAFSRDLMRSLKPGTPWILMEQATNAVSWRPSNAPKAPGQMAALSMQAVGRGADGILFFQWRQSRRGSEKFHSAMVPQAGTETRTWREVTALGDALDRLPELPRGDSRASVAIVFEWENLWALSNPDHPVALDYVQLVQRWYAALHRQNVSIDVVQTTSDLSGYSLVVLAHGYLLTDAGAQNLEAFVQRGGHLLVTAFSDIVDESDAFREGGFQVGLRDVLGVCVEDFGALVPPAPSGGSSAPGENHAEVAAVFGSLRGEYLAEELQVIDDGRPVEVLGRYIDGRLAGAPALTSRATGSGVAHYLATIPDDEGMLAVTRWALEDAGVQPVLSTPSEWVEAARRGDVLTVINHGREPVEVEVEGTDLLSGASVSRLELEPFGWALLRTEAAETTSPSD; from the coding sequence GTGCAGTACGGCGCTGACTACAACCCCGAACAGTGGGACGAGGCAACCTGGCACGACGACGTGCGGCTGATGCGGGAGGCCAAGGTGACCATGGTCAGCCTCGGAATCTTCGCCTGGTCGCGCATCCAGCCGGATGAGAACACCTTCGACTTCGAATGGCTCGACACGGTGATCGAGCTGCTGCACGCGAACGGCATCGCCGTCGACCTCGCCACCGCCACCGCATCACCCCCTGCCTGGGCCGTGGAGAACTATCCGGCGATCCTGCCGCAGGACGAGAACGGCGCCACCTACTGGCCGGGCAGTCGCCAGCACTACGCCCCGAGCTCGCCCGACTACCGTCGGCTCGCGGCCCGTCTCGTGACCGAGATCGCGAATCGCTACGCCGCGCATCCGGCGGTCGTGCTCTGGCACGTCAACAACGAGTACGGCTGTCACGTGCACTACGACTACTCCGACAACGCCGCCGTCGCCTTCCGAACGTGGCTGCAGCGCAAGTACGGTTCGATCGACGCCCTCAACACCGCCTGGGGCACCGCGTTCTGGTCGCAGCGCTACGGCTCGTTCGGGCAGATCGTGCCCCCGCGCAAGGCTCCCTACAGCCACAACCCGGCGGGTGCGCTCGACTTCAAGCGGTTCACGTCCGACACGCTGCTCGAGCTCTTCACCATGGAGCGCGACATCATCCGGGCCGCCGGAGCGACCCAGCCGATCACCACGAACTTCATGGGCGCCTTCCCGCCGCTCGACTACTGGAAGTGGGCGGCCGAAGTGGATGTCGTGAGCGACGACAACTACGCCGACCCGAACGACCCCCAGTCGTTCCGTTCCGCCGCGTTCTCCCGCGACCTGATGCGGTCGCTGAAGCCCGGCACGCCCTGGATTCTGATGGAACAGGCCACGAACGCCGTGAGCTGGCGGCCGAGCAACGCACCGAAGGCTCCCGGGCAGATGGCGGCTCTCTCGATGCAGGCCGTCGGGCGCGGTGCCGACGGCATCCTGTTCTTCCAGTGGCGCCAGTCGCGCCGGGGGAGCGAGAAGTTCCACTCCGCGATGGTGCCGCAGGCCGGCACCGAGACCCGCACCTGGCGCGAGGTCACGGCCCTCGGCGACGCACTCGACCGCCTGCCGGAGCTGCCTCGGGGCGACTCCCGCGCATCCGTCGCCATCGTGTTCGAGTGGGAGAACCTGTGGGCGCTGTCGAATCCCGACCACCCGGTCGCGCTCGACTACGTGCAGCTCGTGCAGCGCTGGTACGCGGCGCTGCACCGACAGAACGTGTCGATCGACGTGGTGCAGACCACGAGCGACCTCTCGGGCTACTCGCTCGTGGTGCTGGCGCACGGCTATCTGCTGACGGATGCAGGCGCCCAGAATCTCGAGGCCTTCGTGCAGCGCGGCGGACACCTGCTCGTCACCGCCTTCAGCGACATCGTCGACGAATCGGATGCCTTCCGTGAGGGCGGATTCCAGGTGGGCCTCCGCGATGTGCTCGGTGTGTGCGTCGAGGACTTCGGCGCCCTCGTGCCGCCGGCTCCGTCGGGCGGGTCTTCCGCACCAGGAGAGAACCACGCCGAGGTGGCGGCGGTGTTCGGGTCGTTGCGCGGCGAATACCTCGCTGAAGAGCTGCAGGTGATCGACGACGGGCGGCCGGTGGAGGTGCTCGGCCGGTACATCGACGGGCGACTCGCGGGCGCACCGGCCTTGACCAGCCGGGCCACCGGCAGCGGCGTCGCGCACTACCTCGCGACCATTCCCGACGACGAGGGGATGCTCGCCGTCACGCGCTGGGCGCTCGAAGACGCCGGGGTGCAGCCGGTGCTGTCGACGCCGAGCGAGTGGGTCGAGGCAGCGCGCCGTGGCGACGTGCTCACGGTGATCAACCACGGCCGTGAACCGGTCGAGGTGGAGGTGGAGGGCACGGATCTGCTGAGTGGCGCCTCCGTCAGCCGGCTCGAACTGGAGCCTTTCGGCTGGGCGCTGCTCCGCACGGAGGCTGCGGAAACGACGTCACCCTCCGACTGA
- a CDS encoding glycine--tRNA ligase, with protein MPASRLDSVIALAKRRGFVFPTGEIYGGTRSAWDYGPLGVELKENIKRQWWKFMVQGRDNVVGLDSAVILPRQVWEASGHVEVFSDPLVESLHTHKRYRADHLLEQYEEKHGHPPVNGLADIRDPDTGQPGSWTEPKNFSGLMKTYLGAVDDESGMAYLRPETAQGIFVDFNAVLNSSRQKPPFGIGQIGKSFRNEITPGNFIFRTREFEQMEMEFFVKPGEDEEWHQYWIDQRFQWYTDLGIDPENLRLFEHPKEKLSHYSKRTVDIEYKFGFTGSAFGELEGVANRTDFDLTTHSKASGTDLSYFDQTTGERWTPYVIEPAAGLTRSLMAFLVDSFHEDEAPNTKGGVDKRTVLKLDPRLAPVKAAVLPLSRNEALSPMARELAADLRKNWNVDFDDAGAIGRRYRRQDEIGTPFCITVDFDSLDDKAVTVRERDSMAQERVSLDRLPAYLAERLIGA; from the coding sequence ATGCCTGCATCCCGTCTCGATTCTGTCATCGCCTTGGCCAAGCGCCGGGGATTCGTCTTCCCGACGGGAGAGATCTACGGCGGCACCCGCTCGGCGTGGGACTACGGCCCCCTCGGCGTGGAGCTGAAAGAGAACATCAAGCGCCAATGGTGGAAGTTCATGGTGCAGGGCCGCGACAACGTCGTAGGTCTCGACTCCGCCGTCATCCTGCCCCGCCAGGTGTGGGAGGCCTCCGGCCACGTGGAGGTCTTCTCCGACCCCCTGGTCGAGTCGCTGCACACGCACAAGCGCTACCGTGCCGACCACCTGCTCGAGCAGTACGAGGAGAAGCACGGGCATCCGCCGGTCAACGGCCTCGCCGACATCCGTGACCCCGACACCGGCCAGCCCGGATCGTGGACGGAGCCCAAGAACTTCTCGGGCCTCATGAAGACCTACCTCGGCGCCGTCGACGACGAGAGCGGCATGGCCTACCTCCGCCCCGAGACCGCGCAGGGCATCTTCGTCGACTTCAACGCGGTGCTGAACTCGTCGCGGCAGAAGCCGCCGTTCGGCATCGGGCAGATCGGCAAGAGCTTCCGCAACGAGATCACACCCGGAAACTTCATCTTCCGCACCCGCGAGTTCGAGCAGATGGAGATGGAGTTCTTCGTCAAGCCGGGCGAAGACGAAGAGTGGCACCAGTACTGGATCGACCAGCGCTTCCAGTGGTACACCGACCTCGGCATCGACCCCGAGAACCTGCGCCTGTTCGAGCACCCGAAAGAGAAGCTGTCGCACTACTCCAAGCGCACTGTCGACATCGAGTACAAGTTCGGCTTCACCGGATCGGCCTTCGGCGAGCTGGAAGGCGTGGCGAACCGCACCGACTTCGACCTCACCACGCACTCGAAGGCATCCGGAACCGACCTGTCGTACTTCGACCAGACCACCGGCGAGCGCTGGACGCCCTATGTCATCGAGCCCGCTGCGGGTCTGACCCGCTCGCTGATGGCGTTCCTGGTCGACTCGTTCCACGAAGACGAGGCGCCGAACACCAAGGGCGGTGTCGACAAGCGCACCGTGCTGAAGCTCGACCCGCGGCTCGCCCCGGTGAAGGCCGCCGTGCTGCCGCTGTCGCGGAACGAGGCGCTCTCGCCGATGGCCCGCGAGCTGGCGGCCGATCTGCGCAAGAACTGGAACGTCGACTTCGACGACGCCGGAGCCATCGGCCGTCGTTACCGCCGGCAAGATGAGATCGGCACGCCGTTCTGCATCACCGTCGACTTCGACTCGCTCGACGACAAGGCGGTGACGGTGCGCGAGCGCGACTCGATGGCGCAGGAACGCGTCTCCCTCGACCGTCTCCCCGCCTACCTGGCCGAGCGCCTCATCGGGGCCTGA
- a CDS encoding alkaline phosphatase family protein, protein MTPPFGRKKDDGKKDHAEGLASRRAFLKAAAVGAAGAAAGGLAGASIGVGVYANEVDLDFAAEKKVKEPGFEHLVVLMYENRSFDNLLGWLYTDGELAPGQKYDGLHQGDHSNPVPGTDEVIKPHAYGGSTDEIMSSPRPDPGEEYSHVNTQLFGKVDPETNRDLHANGLQYPYNAPGPNESPTMKGFVEDYIINYRRLTQNKKEPGPKDYELAMGGFTPDMLPVFSTLAKNFAVFDHWFSAVPSQTFCNRSFFHASTSHGFVTNKGEGGYAKWLDPDADAPTIFNRLEEAGLTWRVYYDSAQLISMTGVLHAPVLEPFWKTNFRVMEQFYDDVATGNLPDYAFIEPRMIYNHNDMHPPYGHLRASDEGDVGEVVDAAVSDARAGDALLHAIYSAIRKSDSETGSNAMNTMLFVTFDEHGGTYDHVPPPSAVPPVNGNEGEFDFTFDRLGCRVPAIAISAYTAKNTIVNEQHDHGSVISTLTKLHGLKPLTHRDVASRPLFDAINLKKPRPAAEWPQTMPQYTPPNPEVDFDNSNAEQRAKPISNPARGLLGLVIAKYGVPGEPEPDTYAEAYTALQEAQDLNGQLFGTLDSIDGDRSPDPDAPDDSDTK, encoded by the coding sequence ATGACCCCGCCGTTCGGCCGGAAGAAGGACGACGGCAAGAAGGACCACGCCGAAGGCCTGGCCTCCCGCCGCGCCTTCCTCAAGGCGGCCGCCGTCGGCGCGGCCGGAGCCGCAGCCGGCGGCCTCGCTGGAGCGTCGATCGGAGTCGGCGTCTACGCGAACGAGGTCGACCTCGACTTCGCCGCCGAGAAGAAGGTGAAGGAGCCGGGCTTCGAGCACCTCGTGGTGCTGATGTACGAGAATCGGTCGTTCGACAATCTGCTCGGCTGGCTCTACACCGACGGCGAGCTCGCGCCGGGTCAGAAGTACGACGGCCTGCACCAGGGTGACCACTCGAATCCGGTGCCCGGCACCGACGAGGTCATCAAACCGCACGCCTACGGCGGCTCGACCGACGAGATCATGTCGAGCCCGCGCCCCGACCCGGGCGAGGAGTACTCGCACGTCAACACGCAGCTCTTCGGCAAGGTCGACCCCGAGACGAATCGCGACCTGCACGCGAACGGGCTGCAGTATCCGTACAACGCGCCCGGTCCGAACGAATCCCCCACGATGAAGGGGTTCGTCGAGGACTACATCATCAATTACCGGCGTCTCACCCAGAACAAGAAGGAGCCGGGCCCCAAGGACTACGAGCTGGCGATGGGCGGGTTCACTCCCGACATGCTGCCCGTGTTCAGCACCCTCGCCAAGAACTTCGCGGTCTTCGACCACTGGTTCTCGGCCGTGCCCTCGCAGACCTTCTGCAACCGCTCGTTCTTCCACGCCTCCACCTCGCACGGCTTCGTCACCAACAAGGGCGAGGGCGGATACGCGAAGTGGCTCGATCCGGATGCCGACGCTCCCACCATCTTCAACCGCCTCGAGGAGGCGGGCCTCACCTGGCGCGTCTACTACGACTCCGCCCAGCTCATCTCGATGACCGGTGTGCTGCACGCTCCGGTGCTCGAGCCGTTCTGGAAGACGAACTTCCGGGTGATGGAGCAGTTCTACGACGACGTGGCGACGGGCAACCTGCCCGACTACGCCTTCATCGAGCCGCGGATGATCTACAACCACAACGACATGCATCCGCCCTACGGTCACCTCCGCGCGAGCGACGAGGGCGACGTGGGCGAGGTGGTGGATGCGGCGGTGTCGGATGCGCGCGCCGGCGATGCCCTGCTGCATGCGATCTACTCCGCCATTCGCAAGAGCGACTCGGAGACCGGGTCGAACGCCATGAACACGATGCTCTTCGTCACCTTCGACGAGCACGGCGGAACCTACGACCACGTGCCACCGCCCTCGGCCGTGCCACCGGTGAACGGCAACGAGGGCGAGTTCGACTTCACCTTCGACCGACTGGGCTGCCGGGTGCCGGCGATCGCGATCTCGGCCTACACGGCGAAGAACACGATCGTCAACGAGCAGCACGACCACGGGTCGGTCATCTCGACGCTCACCAAGCTGCACGGCCTCAAGCCACTGACGCACCGTGACGTCGCGTCGCGCCCGCTCTTCGACGCGATCAACCTGAAGAAGCCGCGACCGGCGGCCGAGTGGCCGCAGACCATGCCGCAGTACACGCCGCCAAACCCCGAGGTCGACTTCGACAACTCGAACGCCGAGCAACGCGCGAAGCCGATCAGCAACCCGGCGCGCGGGTTGCTCGGTCTGGTGATCGCGAAGTACGGCGTTCCCGGCGAGCCGGAGCCCGACACCTACGCCGAGGCGTACACGGCCCTGCAGGAGGCGCAAGACCTCAACGGTCAGCTCTTCGGCACGCTCGACTCGATCGACGGCGACCGCAGCCCCGACCCCGACGCCCCAGACGACTCCGACACGAAGTAG
- a CDS encoding SDR family oxidoreductase encodes MSSAKVLFIGGTGIISSAASALAVQRGMEVTLLNRGSSRREQPDGAEVLTAAIEDADQVDAVLGSREFDVVIDMVAFTPEQVQRDIDRFEGRTGQYVFISSASAYQKPVSRLPITESTPLRNPFWQYSRDKIACENLLVEAYRERGFPVTIVRPSHTYDKWSLPMFGGWTAVDRMRRGEEVVVHGDGTSLWTLTHTDDFARGFVGLFANPLAYGDTFQITSDFVYTWNEIVGMVASAAGTTPTIRYATSQEIAAAAPEWSGQFLGDFSHSVVFDNTKIKALVPEFRAVVPFHEAAREIVDWHDATPSLQVIDPAYEALVARLAG; translated from the coding sequence ATGTCGTCAGCAAAGGTTCTGTTCATCGGTGGTACGGGCATCATTTCATCTGCGGCGAGTGCGCTCGCCGTGCAGCGCGGGATGGAGGTGACGCTCCTCAATCGGGGTTCGTCGCGGCGCGAGCAGCCCGACGGTGCGGAGGTGCTGACGGCCGCCATCGAAGACGCCGATCAGGTCGACGCGGTGCTCGGATCGCGCGAGTTCGACGTCGTCATCGACATGGTCGCGTTCACCCCCGAGCAGGTGCAGCGCGACATCGACCGATTCGAGGGCCGCACCGGCCAGTACGTGTTCATCAGCTCCGCCTCCGCCTATCAGAAGCCCGTCAGCCGCTTGCCGATCACCGAGTCGACGCCGCTGCGCAACCCGTTCTGGCAGTACTCGCGCGACAAGATCGCTTGCGAGAACCTGCTCGTGGAGGCCTACCGCGAGCGCGGCTTCCCGGTCACCATCGTTCGCCCCTCGCACACTTACGACAAGTGGTCGCTGCCGATGTTCGGTGGCTGGACGGCGGTCGACCGGATGCGCCGCGGCGAGGAGGTCGTGGTGCACGGCGACGGCACCTCGCTCTGGACGCTGACCCACACCGACGACTTCGCTCGCGGTTTCGTGGGCCTGTTCGCGAATCCGCTCGCCTACGGCGACACCTTCCAGATCACCTCCGACTTCGTCTACACCTGGAACGAGATCGTGGGAATGGTGGCGAGCGCGGCCGGCACGACGCCGACGATCCGCTACGCGACGAGTCAGGAGATCGCCGCGGCCGCCCCCGAGTGGTCGGGGCAGTTCCTGGGCGATTTCTCGCACTCCGTGGTGTTCGACAACACGAAGATCAAGGCGCTGGTGCCCGAGTTCCGTGCCGTGGTGCCGTTCCACGAGGCCGCTCGCGAGATCGTCGACTGGCACGACGCGACCCCGTCGCTCCAAGTCATCGACCCCGCCTACGAGGCCCTCGTCGCCCGCCTGGCCGGCTGA